From the Polaribacter tangerinus genome, the window TTTTACTTTTTAGGCATCATTATTTAATCACATACGGCATCTTTTTACTTGCCTTGCGCATTAATTCGTTTACAATTCGTGACGGACTACTTCCTAATCCTCCTGAAATTTTGTGTTCATAATTCCAAATTAATTTTTTATTATCACAATCATGCAAACTCAATGTAGTTCGAACTTCATTAGTTGACCCAATACCACCAATTAATATTAATGTAGCAATAGCAGCACCGTTAGACATGGGTTTAGACATTCCAAAATTTGACGTTAATATGCCGTCTACTCCCAATATTTCACAAAGTTCTGCAGTGGTAAATACCTTTTCTGGATATCCTGCATTAGTCAATTTTGCGTTTGTAGTTTGAATATCTTGTAACTCTTTGGTTATTTTACCTTGTGATTTTCGCCTGAGCATCCAAGAATATATCTCGTTCTGAAAATTTAATGATTCTGTTTTTTGTTGCTCTTTCATAGATTCTGCATCTATCTTTTTACTAGCGGCTATTGAAACTTTTGGGGGCACAATGGCTATTAATTTTTGCTTACTTGCTAAATAAGTAGCATCTGGACTATAAAATATCTTTGCACAAGAAGTGAAAAAAATAAGTACTAGGGCAACAATAGAAAAATTGATAAATTTCATAATTTGATTTTTTTTACTTTAAAATAAACTGATTTTTTAATTGGATGATACGAGTAAATAGCTACTACTAAGAAGTATCTCTTTTATATTTAAAACTCCAATTATCGGTATACACATAAGACTCTTTCTGATAATTATAAACAATGCTAGCTTTTAATTCTTCTCGCATAAATGCAATGTAATTGTAAACAGTTCTTTCGGATAACGAGAGTTTTGAAGCCAAATCTCTGGGGCTTCCTGTCATCTCTCTTGAGATGAGACTGTCAATTCTTATGATAACTCTTATATCCAATTTTAATGCAATTTTATAGCCTACTACTGAAACTGAATTTCAGTGAGTTCATTTTTATTAACATCTGCTAAATAGTTTTTTAACTAATTACTATGCAAAGATGCAACACCACTCCGTAAAATTTATACGGAATGGTTTTTTATTAAAAAAAAGTGTCTAAGAAAATATAATGTGATAAAAAGTTAACCTAAAACTATAAGGAGAGAGAAGAAAAATAAGTAAAAAATGATATACTAAATTTAGTGGTTAGATAGTTTCTATTGCAGAATCTTTATCTAATTGAACGTTGTAGTAATTAAAATCATTTTCAGACCCATTCTCTTTTTCGATGATATGGATATACTTTGCTGACCTTGGTATTGGTGGAAAATATAACGAAAAATAGCGCCAATCTTGTTTAGATTCGAAATTGTGCTTTTCAGGTGCAATTGTAATTCCTGCTGCTTTAACCAAATAAAAACGATCTTTTAAACTAGGAATTTCTATATAGGTTTTTGGAGAAATAGTTATCCAACCTCCTTTTATGTATTTATTAGTAGTAACATATCCAAAATCTACTTTCGTGTACTTATCTGTAATTAAAACCCTCATTAACAAAGGATTGTTTTCACCATGACCAAATACATTTAAAGTATATAATAGGTTGTTTTTGAGTATGTTCATTATAATAACGATTCAGTTTTTTTCTTTAGACCTTCGGGATGAATTACAACTAGATTTTTTCCATAAGACCGAAATAACCGAATTAGCTCTCTACTTGGCACTACATTTATGGTAAAAAAACTAGACCCAGATTCGTTTTTCTCACTTTGTTGACTTTTATGAATCGGATAAGCCTCAAAATAGTTTGTTAATTGTATTGATGTAATAAATCTTATAAGCTGTTTGGGTTCATTTTTCATCGGATACACCCCATAAATATCGTTACAATAACTGTCTACAATTTCTTCTGGACACTTAATATAAATCCTTTTTAATGTAATTGGCTCATAAATTCTGTCAAATCCATAGGTACTAATTTTACTACTTTTTTCTGAATAAGCAATTAAATACCATTTATTTTCAAACTCTTTCAATCGAATAGGATGAACTATTTCCGATTTAAACGTTCGTTGGCTATATGAAAAAAGGGCAATAGATAGGGGTGTTAAATTTTTGCAAGCATTAAAAAGGATTGAAAAATTTTCTGTTCCCTTTGCACCTTCTACATAATCGGTTTGAATAATTTTTCTATTAATATTTCCTTCTGGAAACTCCTCTTTAAAAGAAACTAATATTTTTTGAATTGCCTCAGAAAATCTTTTATTTACTCTATGTACTCCTAAATTATTAACAAGCTCGAGCGCTTCTTTAATACTAGAAATATCGTAACTAGATAAAGGTATAGCGTTTATAGAATAGTTTTCATCTGTATAATAATATCCTAAATTTCGTCTGCAAAACTTAATTGGTGCTTCAAAAGTATCAGAATGCTTCATGTTTCGAATATCTTTCTCTAACGTATTTAAAGAAGGCTCTACATCTAAAAAACGAAAACATGTTTCTTGTATTTGTAATAAAGTAGGGTACTTTTTTGCAGAATTTCTAAGCATCCTATCAATTATTCGATACCTACTAAAAGCTGATTTTGAAACACTCATAAAAAAAGATTTAATACTATTTTAAATATCTTTCGAGGAATCTTCAAACTTTTGCTTCATTGTTGGATTGCCATGAGTTAGCTTTTTTATTGTTAAATCTTCGGCTTTGTTGTTTGCTAGTCTTAAATTATTTACCGAAGCAAGTAAAGCATCTTTGGTTTTCTGCAAATGAGACATTGTCTTGTCAATTTCATCAACTGCTGTTTTAAATTGTCTACTTGCCAAATCATAATTTCTAGCAAATCCTTTTTTAAAATCGTTAATTTTTTCTTCAAAATTTGTAATATCTACATTCTGATTTTTAATTATGTTTAATTCTGCCTTATACTGCATCGAATTCAAAGCAGCATTTCTTAACAAGGTTATTATTTGAATAAAAAATTGAGGCCTCACCACATACATTTTAGGAAACTTGTAGGAAACATCAACAATACCTGTATTATACAATTCGTTGTCTAACTCTAAATTTGACACTAGCACTGCAAATTCACAGTTTTTTGAAATTCTATCTTTATTTAATTTATGAAAGAAATCTTCATTTTTTTTCTTGGTAGCTGTTTCATCATTTTCATTTTTCATTTCAAACATTATAGAAATAATCTCATTGCCAAACTCGTCATTTTCTTTGTAAATATAATCTCCTTTGGTACCTCCAGAGGCATCATTATCTTTTTCGAAATGTGCTCTTTGAAAAGCAGTAGCTCTTAATTTGTTAAACTCAATTTCGCAATGCTGCTCTAATGTTTCTCCAACCATTTTGGTAGATAACTTTTGCTTAAAGTCTTTTAATCTTGCAATCTCGTCATCTTTCATTTCTATAATTTTGTCTTTAGAAAGCAAATTTTGTACATACTTTTCTTGCAACGATTTTTCTAACAACTGCTTTTCTGTCTCTTTCATTTTCAAATCATTTGCTAACGCATCTCTTTCCTTTTCAATGTTTTTAATGGCCTCAGAAACCGCTAACTTATTTTTAATTTCTGCTTGATCTATTAAAGACTGTAAATTTGAAATTTGAGTTTCTTTGGCTGTTAATTTCTCTATCAAAGCCTTCTCTGCAGAAGCCTGTAGTTTATTTAACTCATTTTCTCTGTTCGATAAGTGTGTGTTAAATTTAGCTCTTAATTGAGCCTCTGCCAATTGCACTGCATTTTGTTTTTCTTTCTCCGCTATAGCGAGCCTGTCTGATAATTCTTTTTCAAATTGATGATCTTTCACTTGCTTTAAAATATCTGCATAACCTGCTTCATCAACTTTAAATGCTTTTTTGCAATTCGGACAAATAATCTCGTTCATATATTTATTTTTTTTAATTTTTAATTAAAAAGTAACAACAACTTACAATAACTTTTTTTGATTCTATAGCTAAGATAGTAAATCTATATTTTCTTTTTTTAGGAATAAAAAAGAACACCTAGAAAATCTCTCTTAAAAAACAATACTTCAGACAATAAAGTATAGCAATATTTTTTCTAAGATTTCATCTTTTACATATTCAGAAATATAATTTACATGGCTCAAAAAATGAACACAAAATAGGCTAAAATAATAATTACATAATAAGAAAATCTTAGAATAAAGTAGTTATAGGTTACCTAAAAAGGGGAAAATTTCTGTGTGATGTAAAACAATAGAAATATAAAACAACAAAAAAGCCTCACATTTCTGTGAAGCTTTAAGTGACCTCGACAATCAAAAGTTCTAACTTTTTTGAGGATATTGAAAGTATATTATTAGAAAAATAATAGCTCGTTCAGATCGAATAAAATATGCTGCTAATTTCCATAATGCTAGTTGTATTTAATCTATAATGACTAATTTAAATTAAAAATATTATTTTTTTCTTAGCAACTCTATATGTTCTTCAAGCAACTTAAGATATTTGTTTTTCCAGCAACTTCCGTTAGTTTTTTCTTCAATTAAGTTTCTCTGATATAGAAAAGAATTCCTGTTTATCCGAACTGTTTAAAATTGCATCATTTTCCAGCAAAGGACCAACTGTTGACTATAGAGTTAAACCAGATATAACAGCACCTGGAAATAGAATTGTATCTGCTATTAGTAGTTTTGATGAAAGTTATACTTACGATACTTCAACTCCATTTAACAGTCAGGCTTTATACTCAGATATTGAAGATGGTCTTACTGATGGAAATCAAAATTGGCATTTTGCAGCAAGCCAAGGCACCTCAATGTCTGCCCCTGTTGTAACAGGAATTATCGCTTTAATACTTGAAGCAAACCCAAACCTTAACCTGAACGAAATAAAGGAAATTTTAAATGAAACCGCTGCAAGAGACACCAATACAGAAAATACATCTCCTACTCTAAATAATACTTGGGGTGTTGGCAAAATAAATGCTTATGATGCCATAAAATCAATTGAACAAACTTTAAGTACCGAACAAACAAATCAAAGTTTGCCTGTAAATCTATATCCAAATCCAACTAAAGATTATTTGTATTTTGATAATACAATTACAAAATTTGAAAGTATTAATGTAATCAATGTATTAGGTGTAAAACTTATTGAGAAAGAGCTGGATGTTAACAACACCAATATTATAGATGTATCTAAATTACAAAATGGAATCTATTTAATTGAATTTCTAAAAAAAGGTATGAAACAGTCAGCTAAAATTATAAAGAAGTAACTTAAACCTTTTTAAATTAATTTATAATGTTAAATCATATAAGTTAAAAGATGGTTTGAATTCAGTATTTTTTTCAAGCATTAAGATTTAAAGTTAACGGAATAAAGGAGTAAATTAAATTATTTAGTCCTATTCTATAGCATATATCGCTGAGGCCCACCTCTGCGAATATCTTCACTGGCAACCTCTTCAAATTGCGTAAAATTGTTTCTAAATGCATTCGATAATTTAAAGGCTGTTTTGTAATAGGCTTCATCATCATTCCAAGTAGCTCTCGGGCTTAACAATTCCGTAGGAACACCAGGGCAACTTCTTGGTTGAGCAACTCCAAAAACAGAGTGAATGTGGTAATCTTCGTATCTGTAACTCCCTAAATCTCCATTTAAAACAGCAGCAATCATTGCTCTTGTATATTTTAATGGCATTCTTCTTCCAACACCATACTGACCTCCAGACCAACCTGTATTTATCAACCAAACATTGACACCCACATCTTTCATTTTTTTACTCAACATTTCTGCATATTTAGTGGGATGTAAAGGCATAAAAGGCGCACCAAAACATGCTGAAAAACTAGGTGTGGGTTCTTTTACACCTGCTTCTGTTCCGGCTACTTTTGCCGTATAACCAGAAATAAAATGATACGCAGCTTGGTTAGGTGTTAACATAGAAATAGGAGGCAAAACACCGAAAGCATCTGCTGTCAAAAAGAAAATATTCTTCGGGTTTTTACCAATAGAAGGTTCTTTAATATTTTTAATGTGATGAATTGGGTAACTAACTCTTGTATTTTGGGTAATTGATGTATCTGAAAAATCGATAATTCCATTTTTATCCATCACTACATTCTCTAGAATTGCCCCTTTTTTAATGGCTCCAAAAATTTCTGGTTCTTGTTCTTTTGATAGATTAATCACTTTGGCATAACAACCGCCTTCAAAATTAAAAACAGTGTTTTCTGCAGTCCAACCATGCTCATCATCACCAATTAAACTTCTCTCAGGATCTGTAGAAAGTGTCGTTTTACCAGTACCCGATAATCCAAAGAAAATAGCAGTATCTCCTTTTTTACCAACATTTGCAGAACAATGCATTGGCAACGTATTTTTAAATACGGGAAGTATAAAATTTAATGCAGAAAAAATTCCTTTTTTAATTTCTCCAGTATACCCTGTTCCGCCAATTAAGGCAATTTTCTTGGTGAAATTTAAAATTGCAAAGTTGTGCTGTCTTGTTCCATCTACTTTTGGATCTGCCATAAAACCAGGTGCATTTAGAACCGTCCATTCTGGAGAAAAATCTTTCAACTCCTCTTCAGTAGGTCTTAAAAACATATTGTAAGCAAACATGTTACTCCAAGGATATTCGTTAACAACTCTAATCTTTAATTTATAATTCTCGTCTGCACAGGCGTACGAATCTCTCACAAAAATCTCTTTATTAGAAAGGTACGCTGTAACCTTATTGTACAAAGCATCGAACTTAACTGAATCAAAAGGAAGGTTGATATCACTCCACCAAACCTCATCTTTGGTAATGTTATCTTTTACAATAAAACGATCTTTTGGTGAACGGCCAGTAAACTCTCCGGTATTAACAGCAATTGCCCCCAAAGAAGAGACAACTCCTTGTTCTTTCTCAATAGTTAAAGCATGCAGTTCATCTGAAGTTAACTGATACTGAATTGTTGCGTTTTTTATTCCTAAATTTTCTAACGACTTATTAATAGTATTATTATAGTTCATAATTTATGAAAAAATTAAATGTTTTTTCGGATTTATATCATCATATTAAATAACGTTTAGTTGTTTTCTTGTTTCATTTTATTTCAGATATATAGTATCTAAAATTACTTATAAATGTTAAGGATTTTTTAAAAACTCTTACTTAACCGAAGAGAGAACTTATGATTATATAAAAAATAGAAGGACACAATAAACATCCTAGTCCTGTATAAAAAGTAGCTGTCATGGCTCCGTAAGGGACTAATTTTGGATCTGTAGCAGCCAAACCTGCAGAAACACCACTTGTTGTCCCCATTAAACCACCAAAAACAATAGCTTCATGGGGATTGTTTAAATTTATTTTTTTAGCTAAAAAAGGTGTTAAAATAGTAACACATATTGTTTTAAAAACTCCAGTAGCAATACTAATAGCAATTACTTCTGAACTAGCTCCTAAAGCATATCCTGTTATTGGCCCAACTATATAAGTACAAGCTCCTGCTCCTATTGTAGTTAAACTTACTGGATCTGTATATCCATAACAAAAAGAAATAAATACTCCTAAAAAAAAAGAAAAAGAAACCCCTACAATCAAAGATATTAACCCAGCCAAACCTGCATCCTTAATTTTATCTATATCTGAATTCATAGCGGTTGCTACAACTGAAAAGTCTCTCAACATAGAACCACCTAATAAAGATAAGCCTGTAAAAGTGCTTACATCACTGAGACCCTTTTGTTCTCCAAAAAAAGCTAAACCTAATGCTATGATTATTGCTACGGCTACACTTGGAATATGAGATTTGAATATATATTTAGATACGTAAAAAGAAAATAACATTAAGAGACCAACAGATAAAAAAGCAACAATTAATCCGTTTTTTGAAATGATATTTTCTAAAATATCTATCATTATTTTATGAAATTTGATGACTTTTTATTGCCTATTTTTGAAATTACTGGGACTAAAAAATAACCGATAAAAACAACAAAAAAACCAACTAAAAGCGCAATAAAACCTCCATCCCAAGCAGCTTTTACATTTTGTGTTGCAGACATAGCTATTACAATTGGAATATACATTGACCCCCAAAAAACAATTCCTCTTTTAGTTTCTTTTTTAAATAAGTTTCTTTTTTTTAAAAAAGTAGTTAAAAAAATAAGATATACCATAGAAAAACCAACACCCCCTAAATCTGCATCAATATTTAATAAATTACCTAATAAACTTCCAGTAAATTTTCCTAATAAAAAAGAAAATGAAAGAATTGCAACACCATAAATTTTCATATTTGTAGTATTTAAAATAACTTTTTAATTTCATTCTTAACAACCTTACCCATAACATTTACAGGTAACTCTTTTTGAATACTATATTTTGTAGGTATTTTATAAGAAGGCAACTTTAACTTTAACCACTCTTTTAAATCATCTATAGAAATTGATTTAGTATTAATAACTATGCAAACTGCAATAATTTCTCCCCATTCTTCGTCAGGCAAACCTACTACACCACAATCTGCAATATCTTTATATTTCCTTAAAACTTCTTCTATCTCTAAAGCAGAAACTTTATAACCTCCATTCTTAATTATATCTACAGAATTTCTGCCTAGTATCTTAAAACTTCCTTTTTGTAAAACTGCAATATCTCCTGTCTTGAACCAATTATCTTTGGTAAAACTTTCTTTAGTCTCTTTAGGTTTATTCCAATACTCCTTAAACACATTATTTCCTTTAACTTGTATTTCTCCTGGTTCTCCTATTTTAGACATTTTGTCATTATCATCTGATATTCTTATAGATACTCCCTTCAGTGGTTGACCTATATGACCAGGTTTTCTTTCACCTCTATAGGGGTTACTAATCGCCATTCCAATCTCAGTCATTCCATATCTTTCTAAAAGAATATGATTACTTATTGATTTCCAATCTTTAAGAACACTTACTGGTAATGCTGCTGAACCTGAAACCATTAATCTAAAATCTTTTAAAATATTAGAAATTTCGTCTTGCTCATTTTTTGCTAAAGTTTTCCAGAAAGAGATAAGTTTATAGTAGATAGTTGGTACTGCCATAAAAAGATTTATCTCTTTATTTTTAAATAAATCAAAAACATTTTTTGCATTAAATTTTGGTAAAAACTCACAACAAGCTCCAGACCATAAAGCGCATAAAGTTATGTTTACAATACCATGAACATGATGCATTGGTAAAACATTTAAAATATGATCTTTTTTATCCCATTCCCAACTTTTAACGAGTGTAACAATCT encodes:
- the pckA gene encoding phosphoenolpyruvate carboxykinase (ATP); translation: MNYNNTINKSLENLGIKNATIQYQLTSDELHALTIEKEQGVVSSLGAIAVNTGEFTGRSPKDRFIVKDNITKDEVWWSDINLPFDSVKFDALYNKVTAYLSNKEIFVRDSYACADENYKLKIRVVNEYPWSNMFAYNMFLRPTEEELKDFSPEWTVLNAPGFMADPKVDGTRQHNFAILNFTKKIALIGGTGYTGEIKKGIFSALNFILPVFKNTLPMHCSANVGKKGDTAIFFGLSGTGKTTLSTDPERSLIGDDEHGWTAENTVFNFEGGCYAKVINLSKEQEPEIFGAIKKGAILENVVMDKNGIIDFSDTSITQNTRVSYPIHHIKNIKEPSIGKNPKNIFFLTADAFGVLPPISMLTPNQAAYHFISGYTAKVAGTEAGVKEPTPSFSACFGAPFMPLHPTKYAEMLSKKMKDVGVNVWLINTGWSGGQYGVGRRMPLKYTRAMIAAVLNGDLGSYRYEDYHIHSVFGVAQPRSCPGVPTELLSPRATWNDDEAYYKTAFKLSNAFRNNFTQFEEVASEDIRRGGPQRYML
- a CDS encoding acyl-CoA synthetase, translating into MLGIVQNATKHLERVCIKSNNRDYTYQTLLNKSESIAVDLLAGKKDLNEQRVTFLVDPGFVYVSIQWAIWRAGGIAVPLCVKHPLESIKYVLDDTNASVLIYSEKYKDLLEPIFNNNNIRCIKAESFTNIFGPLPDISLDRRAMIIYTSGTTGAPKGVVSTHHNLESQIVTLVKSWEWDKKDHILNVLPMHHVHGIVNITLCALWSGACCEFLPKFNAKNVFDLFKNKEINLFMAVPTIYYKLISFWKTLAKNEQDEISNILKDFRLMVSGSAALPVSVLKDWKSISNHILLERYGMTEIGMAISNPYRGERKPGHIGQPLKGVSIRISDDNDKMSKIGEPGEIQVKGNNVFKEYWNKPKETKESFTKDNWFKTGDIAVLQKGSFKILGRNSVDIIKNGGYKVSALEIEEVLRKYKDIADCGVVGLPDEEWGEIIAVCIVINTKSISIDDLKEWLKLKLPSYKIPTKYSIQKELPVNVMGKVVKNEIKKLF
- a CDS encoding DUF2130 domain-containing protein, whose amino-acid sequence is MNEIICPNCKKAFKVDEAGYADILKQVKDHQFEKELSDRLAIAEKEKQNAVQLAEAQLRAKFNTHLSNRENELNKLQASAEKALIEKLTAKETQISNLQSLIDQAEIKNKLAVSEAIKNIEKERDALANDLKMKETEKQLLEKSLQEKYVQNLLSKDKIIEMKDDEIARLKDFKQKLSTKMVGETLEQHCEIEFNKLRATAFQRAHFEKDNDASGGTKGDYIYKENDEFGNEIISIMFEMKNENDETATKKKNEDFFHKLNKDRISKNCEFAVLVSNLELDNELYNTGIVDVSYKFPKMYVVRPQFFIQIITLLRNAALNSMQYKAELNIIKNQNVDITNFEEKINDFKKGFARNYDLASRQFKTAVDEIDKTMSHLQKTKDALLASVNNLRLANNKAEDLTIKKLTHGNPTMKQKFEDSSKDI
- the madL gene encoding malonate transporter subunit MadL, translating into MKIYGVAILSFSFLLGKFTGSLLGNLLNIDADLGGVGFSMVYLIFLTTFLKKRNLFKKETKRGIVFWGSMYIPIVIAMSATQNVKAAWDGGFIALLVGFFVVFIGYFLVPVISKIGNKKSSNFIK
- a CDS encoding helix-turn-helix transcriptional regulator, with product MSVSKSAFSRYRIIDRMLRNSAKKYPTLLQIQETCFRFLDVEPSLNTLEKDIRNMKHSDTFEAPIKFCRRNLGYYYTDENYSINAIPLSSYDISSIKEALELVNNLGVHRVNKRFSEAIQKILVSFKEEFPEGNINRKIIQTDYVEGAKGTENFSILFNACKNLTPLSIALFSYSQRTFKSEIVHPIRLKEFENKWYLIAYSEKSSKISTYGFDRIYEPITLKRIYIKCPEEIVDSYCNDIYGVYPMKNEPKQLIRFITSIQLTNYFEAYPIHKSQQSEKNESGSSFFTINVVPSRELIRLFRSYGKNLVVIHPEGLKKKTESLL
- a CDS encoding S8 family peptidase, which encodes MASFSSKGPTVDYRVKPDITAPGNRIVSAISSFDESYTYDTSTPFNSQALYSDIEDGLTDGNQNWHFAASQGTSMSAPVVTGIIALILEANPNLNLNEIKEILNETAARDTNTENTSPTLNNTWGVGKINAYDAIKSIEQTLSTEQTNQSLPVNLYPNPTKDYLYFDNTITKFESINVINVLGVKLIEKELDVNNTNIIDVSKLQNGIYLIEFLKKGMKQSAKIIKK
- a CDS encoding HTH domain-containing protein, which produces MDIRVIIRIDSLISREMTGSPRDLASKLSLSERTVYNYIAFMREELKASIVYNYQKESYVYTDNWSFKYKRDTS
- the madM gene encoding malonate transporter subunit MadM; translation: MIDILENIISKNGLIVAFLSVGLLMLFSFYVSKYIFKSHIPSVAVAIIIALGLAFFGEQKGLSDVSTFTGLSLLGGSMLRDFSVVATAMNSDIDKIKDAGLAGLISLIVGVSFSFFLGVFISFCYGYTDPVSLTTIGAGACTYIVGPITGYALGASSEVIAISIATGVFKTICVTILTPFLAKKINLNNPHEAIVFGGLMGTTSGVSAGLAATDPKLVPYGAMTATFYTGLGCLLCPSIFYIIISSLFG